One region of Streptomyces sp. CG4 genomic DNA includes:
- a CDS encoding metallophosphoesterase, with protein sequence MRARYGVPLGIMAAGAAGLAYAAGFEARSFRLRRVTVPVLPPGMRPLRMLQVSDIHMVSGQRKKQRWLQSLAGLRPDFVINTGDNLSDPEGVPEVLDALGPLMEFPGAYVFGSNDYYGPKLRNPARYLLEKTSGRHGLNGNPPAVGAIHNPWEDLRDGFDTAGWLNLTNTRGVLKVEGVSIGLTGLDDPHIKRDRYARVAGGPSGTYDFSLGVVHAPYLRALDAFTADGYPLVLAGHTHGGQLCIPFYGALVTNCDLDTDRVKGLSTHTAEGNTSYLHVSAGCGTNRYTPVRFACPPEATLLTLVER encoded by the coding sequence ATGCGCGCGCGATACGGAGTACCCCTGGGAATCATGGCGGCCGGCGCCGCCGGACTGGCGTACGCGGCGGGTTTCGAGGCCCGCTCCTTCCGCCTCCGACGAGTGACGGTCCCGGTCCTCCCGCCGGGCATGCGCCCGCTGCGCATGCTCCAGGTCTCCGACATCCACATGGTGAGCGGCCAGCGCAAGAAGCAGCGCTGGCTGCAGTCGCTGGCGGGCCTGCGCCCCGACTTCGTGATCAACACCGGCGACAACCTGTCCGACCCCGAGGGCGTCCCCGAGGTCCTGGACGCGCTGGGCCCGCTGATGGAGTTCCCGGGCGCGTACGTCTTCGGCTCGAACGACTACTACGGTCCCAAACTCCGCAACCCCGCCCGCTACTTGCTGGAGAAGACGAGCGGCCGCCACGGCCTGAACGGCAACCCGCCGGCCGTGGGCGCGATCCACAACCCGTGGGAGGACCTGCGCGACGGCTTCGACACGGCGGGCTGGCTGAACCTGACGAACACCCGGGGTGTCCTGAAGGTCGAGGGCGTCTCGATCGGGCTGACCGGCCTCGACGACCCCCACATCAAGCGGGACCGCTACGCCCGGGTGGCGGGCGGCCCCTCGGGAACGTACGATTTCTCCCTCGGCGTGGTCCACGCCCCGTACCTGCGCGCCCTGGACGCCTTCACGGCGGACGGCTACCCCCTGGTCCTGGCCGGCCACACCCACGGCGGCCAGCTGTGCATCCCCTTCTACGGCGCCCTCGTCACCAACTGCGACCTGGACACCGACCGCGTGAAGGGCCTCTCCACGCACACGGCGGAGGGCAACACCTCCTACCTCCACGTCTCGGCGGGCTGCGGCACGAACCGCTACACCCCGGTCCGCTTCGCGTGCCCACCAGAGGCCACACTGCTGACGTTGGTGGAGCGGTAG